A genomic region of Aureimonas populi contains the following coding sequences:
- the ruvC gene encoding crossover junction endodeoxyribonuclease RuvC has product MFQERIIRIVGIDPGLRRTGWGVVETLGNSLRFVASGTVTSDNKLDLASRLRQLHDGLAQVIHAHQPHEAAVEQTFVNKDATATLKLGQARGVAMLVPALAGLPVAEYAPNAVKKAVIGVGHGDKKQIHMMVKVLLPKASFDTDDAADAIAIAICHTHHRQSAQARAAFAAL; this is encoded by the coding sequence ATGTTTCAGGAGCGGATCATTCGTATCGTCGGCATCGATCCCGGATTGCGCCGGACGGGCTGGGGCGTGGTCGAGACCCTCGGCAATTCGCTTCGCTTCGTGGCGAGCGGCACCGTCACCTCCGACAACAAGCTCGACCTCGCCTCGCGCCTGCGCCAGTTGCACGACGGGCTGGCCCAGGTCATCCACGCTCATCAGCCGCACGAGGCGGCGGTGGAGCAGACCTTCGTCAACAAGGACGCCACCGCCACGCTGAAGCTGGGGCAGGCGAGGGGCGTGGCCATGCTGGTGCCGGCTCTGGCGGGCCTTCCCGTGGCGGAATATGCGCCCAACGCGGTGAAGAAGGCCGTGATCGGGGTCGGCCACGGGGACAAGAAGCAGATCCACATGATGGTGAAGGTGCTGCTGCCGAAGGCGAGTTTCGACACGGACGACGCGGCGGACGCCATCGCCATCGCCATCTGCCACACCCATCACCGCCAGTCCGCGCAGGCCCGCGCGGCCTTCGCCGCGCTTTAG
- a CDS encoding AbrB/MazE/SpoVT family DNA-binding domain-containing protein: MRVTEKGQVTIPKPIRDKLGIKPGSEVEFVSRQHGIVLEKRDDRGDRVDPAEVLLRHVDRHAGRFDLDGLQADDVMRLLRD; the protein is encoded by the coding sequence ATGCGCGTCACCGAAAAGGGCCAGGTCACGATCCCGAAGCCCATCCGCGACAAGCTTGGCATCAAGCCCGGCAGCGAGGTGGAGTTCGTGAGCAGGCAGCACGGCATCGTTCTGGAGAAGAGGGACGATCGCGGGGATCGGGTCGATCCCGCCGAGGTGCTGTTGCGCCATGTCGATCGTCACGCCGGCCGGTTCGATCTGGACGGGTTGCAGGCCGATGACGTCATGCGCCTGCTGCGGGACTGA
- a CDS encoding serine hydrolase domain-containing protein, with the protein MKKSALLLALALVALAPSGSAQAQVPASSEQPAGAAFDAAIARADTFPNLRTIMIAQGGETVAEEGFGEYRTDRAANIKSASKSLISLLVGIAIDKGLLEGPDQLIAPILEDKLPADPDPRLSRITIGNLLSMQAGLERTSGGNYGGWISSRDWVANALARPFEDEPGGNMLYSTGSTHLLSAILTRVSGQPTRQLAREWLGPAGIRVDGWERDPQGIDLGGNQTAMTPRSLLAFGELYRRGGETAEGERIVSAQWIEQSWTPRTQSRFHDGLYGYGWFISEFGGERGYYGWGYGGQMIYVIPSLELTVAITSDESLPSGRGGYVRDLHRLVAEEIVPAARSGPRG; encoded by the coding sequence ATGAAAAAATCCGCTCTTCTGCTCGCCCTTGCCCTCGTCGCCCTCGCGCCGTCCGGCTCCGCACAGGCGCAGGTGCCCGCCTCCTCCGAGCAGCCGGCCGGCGCCGCCTTCGACGCCGCGATCGCCCGCGCCGACACCTTTCCCAATCTGCGCACGATCATGATCGCGCAGGGCGGCGAGACGGTGGCGGAGGAAGGCTTCGGGGAATACCGAACGGACCGCGCGGCGAACATCAAGTCGGCCTCGAAATCGCTGATCTCGCTCCTGGTCGGCATCGCCATCGACAAGGGGCTGCTGGAGGGGCCGGACCAGCTCATCGCGCCAATCCTGGAGGACAAGCTGCCGGCGGACCCCGACCCGCGCCTGTCGCGGATCACCATCGGCAACCTTCTTTCGATGCAAGCCGGGCTGGAGCGCACCTCGGGCGGCAATTACGGCGGCTGGATCTCCAGCCGCGACTGGGTGGCGAACGCGCTGGCCCGCCCCTTCGAGGACGAGCCGGGCGGCAACATGCTCTATTCCACCGGCTCCACCCATCTCCTGTCCGCCATCCTGACGCGCGTGTCCGGCCAGCCGACGCGCCAGCTCGCGCGCGAATGGCTGGGGCCCGCCGGCATTCGCGTGGACGGCTGGGAGCGCGATCCGCAGGGCATCGACCTGGGCGGCAACCAGACCGCCATGACGCCGCGCTCGCTTCTGGCCTTCGGCGAGCTTTACCGGCGCGGCGGGGAGACAGCCGAGGGCGAGCGGATCGTCTCGGCGCAGTGGATCGAGCAGAGCTGGACACCGCGCACCCAATCGCGCTTCCATGACGGCCTCTACGGCTATGGCTGGTTCATCTCCGAATTCGGCGGGGAGCGGGGCTATTACGGCTGGGGCTATGGCGGGCAGATGATCTACGTCATTCCCTCGCTCGAGCTGACCGTGGCGATCACCTCGGACGAGAGCCTCCCCTCCGGCCGCGGCGGCTATGTGCGGGACCTCCACCGGCTGGTCGCCGAGGAGATCGTTCCGGCCGCCAGAAGCGGCCCGCGCGGCTAG
- a CDS encoding type II toxin-antitoxin system VapC family toxin encodes MAKTLCDTNILIDLFGAGQNWHDWSRRQVAVARGQGPLAVNPLIVAEFSVGFSDEGDVFELLGKDAFEHEPLPWNAAFRAGSAFLTYRRRGGDKRSPLPDFYIGAHALLAGHRLLTRDAARYRAYFPDLEIVCPETHP; translated from the coding sequence ATGGCCAAGACGCTCTGCGACACGAATATCCTGATCGACCTCTTCGGCGCCGGCCAGAACTGGCACGATTGGTCGAGACGGCAGGTGGCGGTGGCACGGGGGCAGGGGCCGCTCGCCGTCAACCCGCTGATCGTGGCGGAGTTCTCGGTCGGCTTTTCCGATGAGGGCGACGTCTTCGAGCTTTTGGGCAAGGATGCGTTCGAGCATGAGCCGCTGCCTTGGAACGCCGCTTTCCGGGCCGGCAGCGCCTTCCTGACCTATCGGCGGCGCGGCGGCGACAAACGGTCGCCCCTGCCGGACTTCTATATCGGGGCCCATGCCCTCCTCGCCGGCCACCGGCTGCTCACGCGAGATGCCGCTCGCTATCGCGCTTATTTTCCCGATCTGGAGATCGTCTGCCCGGAGACCCACCCGTGA
- the ruvB gene encoding Holliday junction branch migration DNA helicase RuvB, with translation MSETRIITPEKRGEDVDTTLRPQRLDDFVGQAAARSNLKVFIEAARTRGEALDHVLFVGPPGLGKTTLAQIMAKELGVNFRSTSGPVIAKAGDLAALLTNLEERDVLFIDEIHRLNPAVEEILYPAMEDFQLDLIIGEGPAARSVKIDLSKFTLVAATTRIGLLTTPLRDRFGIPVRLNFYTVEELEHIVKRGARLMGLAMGEDGAREIARRARGTPRIAGRLLRRVRDFADVAGAGQVDRRIADEALSRLEVDSLGLDQLDRRYLDLIALNFGGGPVGIETIAAALSEPRDAIEDIVEPYLLQQGFIQRTPRGRLLTPHAFRHIGLAVPPSWQGAQASLFTEGDEG, from the coding sequence ATGAGCGAGACACGCATCATCACGCCCGAGAAGCGCGGCGAGGATGTCGACACCACGCTGCGCCCGCAGCGGCTGGACGATTTCGTCGGGCAGGCCGCCGCCCGCTCGAACCTCAAGGTGTTCATCGAGGCGGCCCGCACGCGCGGCGAGGCACTGGACCATGTGCTGTTCGTCGGCCCTCCCGGGCTCGGCAAGACGACGCTGGCTCAGATCATGGCCAAGGAACTGGGCGTCAACTTCCGCTCCACCTCCGGCCCCGTCATCGCCAAGGCGGGGGACCTCGCCGCGCTGCTGACCAATCTGGAAGAGCGCGACGTTCTCTTCATCGACGAGATCCACCGTCTGAACCCGGCGGTGGAGGAAATCCTCTATCCGGCGATGGAGGATTTTCAACTCGACCTCATCATCGGCGAGGGGCCGGCGGCGCGCTCGGTGAAGATCGACCTGTCGAAGTTCACCCTCGTCGCGGCCACCACGCGCATCGGCCTTCTCACCACCCCGCTGCGCGACCGCTTCGGCATTCCGGTGCGGCTGAATTTCTATACGGTCGAGGAGCTGGAGCATATCGTCAAGCGCGGCGCGCGGCTGATGGGCCTTGCCATGGGCGAGGACGGGGCGCGCGAGATCGCGCGGCGCGCGCGCGGCACGCCGCGCATCGCCGGCCGTCTCCTGCGCCGGGTTCGCGACTTCGCCGATGTGGCCGGCGCCGGGCAGGTGGACCGACGCATCGCCGACGAGGCCCTTTCGCGGCTGGAGGTGGACAGCCTGGGGCTGGACCAGCTCGACCGCCGCTATCTGGACCTGATCGCCCTGAATTTCGGCGGCGGTCCTGTCGGTATCGAGACCATCGCCGCCGCCCTGTCGGAGCCGCGTGACGCCATCGAGGATATCGTGGAGCCCTATCTCCTCCAGCAGGGCTTCATCCAGCGCACGCCGCGCGGCCGGCTGCTGACGCCCCACGCGTTCCGCCATATCGGCCTGGCCGTTCCCCCGTCATGGCAGGGCGCGCAGGCAAGCCTCTTTACCGAGGGTGACGAGGGCTAG
- the ruvA gene encoding Holliday junction branch migration protein RuvA, which translates to MIGKLKGTLDEIGEDHVVVDVHGVGYVAFCGARTLSSLGGVGEAAVLFIETYVREDMIRLYGFASEAERGWFRLLQNVQGVGAKVALGVLGTLSPGDLANAVALQDKAMVARAPGVGPKVAARIVSELKDKAPAFSGAAAEDIGFKRNLGEGVAPAPAADAVSALANLGYSRDQAAGAVAAAVKEAGEDAASPVLIRLALKALSR; encoded by the coding sequence GTGATCGGAAAGCTGAAGGGCACGCTCGACGAGATCGGCGAGGACCATGTGGTGGTGGACGTGCATGGCGTGGGCTATGTCGCCTTCTGCGGAGCGCGCACGCTCTCCTCTCTGGGCGGGGTGGGGGAGGCGGCGGTTCTGTTCATCGAGACCTATGTGCGCGAGGACATGATCCGCCTTTACGGTTTCGCCAGCGAGGCGGAGCGGGGATGGTTCCGCCTGCTTCAGAACGTTCAGGGCGTCGGCGCCAAGGTGGCGCTGGGGGTGCTCGGCACGCTCTCGCCAGGCGACCTTGCCAATGCCGTCGCGTTGCAGGACAAGGCGATGGTCGCCCGCGCACCGGGCGTCGGCCCCAAGGTCGCCGCGCGCATCGTCTCCGAGCTGAAGGACAAGGCCCCGGCCTTTTCAGGCGCGGCGGCGGAGGATATCGGCTTCAAGCGCAATCTGGGCGAGGGAGTCGCTCCCGCCCCGGCGGCGGACGCGGTCTCCGCGCTCGCCAATCTCGGCTATTCGCGGGATCAGGCGGCGGGCGCCGTCGCTGCCGCCGTCAAGGAAGCCGGCGAGGACGCCGCCTCACCGGTGCTGATCCGCCTCGCGCTCAAGGCGCTGAGCCGGTGA
- a CDS encoding NAD(P)-dependent alcohol dehydrogenase: MIASYGFACTDANEPLKPWSFERRDLRDDDVRIEITHCGVCHSDIHQARNDWGFAVYPLVPGHEIVGRVTEVGSAVSGFKVGDRVGVGCIVDSCQECAACGEGLEQYCENGMTQTYADTDRRDGSTTYGGYSDQIVVRDKFVLRMPETLDQAAAAPLLCAGITTWSPLRHWKVGKGHKLGVVGLGGLGHMAVKFGVALGAEVTLFTRSPEKEQEARALGATNVVLSTDPKQMEAIAGTLDFVLNTVPNSHDVNPYLAALKRDGAQILVGVITPLDPPVGGANLIMQRKTLAGSLIGGIAETQEMLDFCGEHGITCDIETIKIADINKAFERTMKGDVHYRFVIDMASLAETRQAA, from the coding sequence ATGATTGCGAGCTACGGCTTCGCCTGCACGGACGCGAACGAGCCCCTGAAGCCCTGGAGCTTCGAGCGGCGCGACCTTCGCGACGATGACGTGCGCATCGAGATCACCCATTGCGGCGTCTGCCACTCCGATATCCACCAGGCGCGGAACGACTGGGGATTTGCCGTCTATCCGCTGGTGCCCGGCCACGAGATCGTCGGGCGGGTCACGGAGGTCGGCTCGGCCGTATCCGGCTTCAAGGTGGGCGACCGGGTCGGCGTCGGCTGCATAGTCGACTCTTGCCAGGAATGCGCTGCCTGCGGCGAGGGCCTGGAGCAATATTGCGAAAACGGCATGACGCAGACCTATGCCGACACGGACCGGCGCGACGGCTCGACGACCTATGGCGGCTATTCCGACCAGATCGTCGTGCGCGACAAGTTCGTCTTGCGCATGCCCGAAACGCTCGACCAGGCCGCGGCCGCGCCGCTTCTCTGCGCCGGCATCACCACCTGGTCGCCGCTGCGCCACTGGAAGGTGGGCAAGGGCCACAAGCTCGGCGTCGTCGGGCTCGGCGGCCTCGGCCACATGGCGGTGAAGTTCGGCGTCGCGCTGGGCGCGGAGGTCACGCTCTTCACCCGCTCCCCGGAAAAGGAGCAGGAAGCGCGCGCGCTTGGGGCGACGAACGTGGTCCTTTCCACCGACCCCAAGCAGATGGAGGCCATCGCCGGCACGCTCGACTTCGTGCTGAACACGGTGCCCAACTCGCATGACGTCAACCCGTATCTCGCCGCGCTGAAGCGGGACGGGGCGCAGATCCTCGTCGGCGTCATCACGCCGCTCGATCCCCCGGTGGGCGGCGCGAACCTGATCATGCAGCGCAAGACGTTGGCCGGCTCGCTGATCGGCGGCATTGCCGAAACACAGGAGATGCTCGATTTCTGCGGTGAGCACGGCATCACCTGCGACATCGAGACGATCAAGATCGCCGACATCAACAAGGCCTTCGAACGCACGATGAAGGGCGACGTCCATTATCGCTTCGTGATCGACATGGCATCGCTCGCCGAAACGCGGCAGGCGGCCTGA